ttatactccctcatattctcaATAACTCTCACTGTTttctttttcgtctattcacaatattctccctatttttttatttggcaaacttttatacttattttaatcacgtcaccccacaacaatacttcaCAATACCCAtattttatcttattgtaatcACCTTACCTCACAACCATACTTATTTTAATCAGCTCACCACACAATAATATCACACAATACCTTCTCTCTCTCTAATTTCCTACCCGtactacaatactttaccatataatactctctcccttaattctcgtgccctccatgaatagggagagttattgagaataggagggagtagaatAGAGTTGGAATCTTGGAGTAACTGTTGGGTATGAGATTAGAGGGGGTTACAATGGATTTAGAATCCATCCGGATTCTAACTTCATTCCAATCCATCCGGATTTTAACTCCATTCAAAAATTGCTCAACCAAACATTAGAATGGGTTAAATTCATTTCATTACATTCCAACTCTCACACCCAAACACCAAGTGAATATTTATAAAAGGGAATTGTTCGAAGACAAATTCTAATTTGTGACGAATATttttcgtcacaagcttgtaacctctcaaatgatgaaagtggaagAACAAGTGAAAAAGCAAGTGGGAGAGACAAGCTTATGACTGTCACAAGGACACTTATTATTATTGAAAATCAGTTATTAATTGTTGACGATATTTAGTAATGGGTTCAAATATTTAGCAGTGCACCTTTTGATATTGATTAAATCagttgttgaaaaaaaaaaaattaatgaaagccaaaatagaaaatgTGGAAATAGGAAACGGTCTTCTATTCATGCTCAGCACTCAGCAGTAAGTCACTCCTAATTTTGAGTCTCCACCCCCTTTGAGGCTTTGACCCCTTTTGCTCTCTTTCCATACTCTTATTATTCCGTATTAGTCCCTACCTCCATCATTGACAAAACTTCCTTCCTTTCACCTATCGATAAAATAAAGTCATTAACTTTGATCAAGGAGGATATTTGATGTTGGAGGCATTCAACAAAATAAATTGTCGTTTCATCTTGCGAAATTTCCAAGGCAGGCAATAAATCTGTCTTTATTGAGTGAGAGAGATAaagataaataaaatataaattagTAAGCTAAGCGAATGGCGTGTAATTGGTCGTCTGAAATGCAAGAACCAAGCGTAGATACTGATAAGCTAAGTTAcgagattttctccatccttgaAAGCAGGTTTCTGTTTGGATATGAAGAAgacaccaacaccaacaacaacaaccaccttCATAATGACAGCAATATTAGTAATAAACTAAGTTGGGTTCCTAAGCAAGTAACTCCAGCGCCGGAGAATTTATCGCCATCATTGACGCCTCCTCGAGACGGCGGCTTGGGCTCATTAAAAAACCAACGGGGAAAGATATGCATCCTCAGCATAGATGGAGGCGGCATGCGGAACATCATCTCCGGAAAGGTCTTGGGTTATTTAGAGAACGCCTTACAAGTCAAATCCGGCAACCCTGACGCCAAAATCGCTGACTTCATTGATGTAGCCGCTGGCGCCGGAGTTGCTGGCATTTTCACAGCCATGCTATTCGGAACCAAGGATCACACCCGTCCGCTATTCAAGGCTGACGACACCTGGAGGTTCCTGGCTGACCAGGGGAGTAGAATTTACCGCTCTGGAAACCGCCCCGGTTCAGGTATTTTCACCAAGTTTTTTCGTGGTACCGGTACCCGGTCTAGTACTGTCGTTTTAGAGAAGCTGATGAAGGAGAAATTTGTCAAAAACGGACGGAGTTTAACCCTCAAGGATACTCTTAAACCGGTATTAATTCCGTGTTATGACTTGTCTAGTACGGCGCCGTTTTTGTTCTCACGTGCGGATGCACTTGAGACGGATGGGTTTGACTTTCGGCTTTGGGAAGTCTGCCGTGCCACGTCAGCTGAACCGGGTGTTTTTGATCCCGTCTGTATGAGGTCTGTGAATGGTTCGACTCGTTGTGTAGCGGTTGATGGTGGGTTGGCTATGGCAAACCCAACCGCAGCCGCAATCACACACGTGCTGCATAATAAGCAGGAGTTCCCGTTCGTGCGAGGGGTTGAGGACATAATGGTACTTTCGATTGGTAGTGGTCAGCTTTTAGAAGGGAGTTTTGATGATGGGGTAGTCAAAGCTTGGAAACCAAAACATTGGGCTCGAATTGCGGCTGATGGTTATGCTGATATGGTCGACCATGCTGTTGCCAAGGCCTTTGTGCATCACGGTGCCGGTAATTATATTCGGGTTCAAGTAAGCTTTCTGGGGTTTAGTCCACTCAATTAAAACTTGCTTAGTCTTTTATCTTATACTACTTCCTTAATATACAAAAACTCAAATGAGATCATTAAAAAACAAGGCTCATACACTTATAACATGATGTTGCATAATACCACCCAATGTTAATGAGTATTAATTTCCAAAATTGAAAATTAAAGATTGTGACATGTGGTTTTCAAGTGTGGGTggtaaatttcgaaatttatatTTTGGTCCCAAATGATCTGGAATCCATTGGCGGGTCCATGCCTTAGGGTATGGGGTCCTCGGAAACCGGAAAGAATTTTTGTTGTATGTTTTCGGCCTTAATTGAATGCTAGAAATATCATTTTTATTGAATAATATATGTAAAATATTATAAAGGATACCTGAAATATATTTTTCCGGATCCGCCACTGAATTGGAATCCTATAAGGTTGTCTTGTAACAGACATTCTTAcatacatactccctcctattttccATTTTGTTCCCATTTGTTGTGGGCACAAAATTTTAGGAGGTGAATAAAATATGAATTGTGTAAGTTTGGTGGGGTTTAGTGATAggagagatgaatgaataaataggaattaaataaggaattgtgagttgggtggggtttggtaataggagataggaatgaataaaataagaattaaataaggaattgtgagttgagtggggtttgggtgttaggagagaggaatgaataaaataagagtaaaagttttccaaaaaaggaaagaggaagaaaacctgaataatccgtttaaggaaatagggaagaaaatggtgaataggagggagtaataattaCATGGAGTAGTATATATTTCT
The Silene latifolia isolate original U9 population chromosome 11, ASM4854445v1, whole genome shotgun sequence genome window above contains:
- the LOC141611901 gene encoding patatin-like protein 6, whose translation is MACNWSSEMQEPSVDTDKLSYEIFSILESRFLFGYEEDTNTNNNNHLHNDSNISNKLSWVPKQVTPAPENLSPSLTPPRDGGLGSLKNQRGKICILSIDGGGMRNIISGKVLGYLENALQVKSGNPDAKIADFIDVAAGAGVAGIFTAMLFGTKDHTRPLFKADDTWRFLADQGSRIYRSGNRPGSGIFTKFFRGTGTRSSTVVLEKLMKEKFVKNGRSLTLKDTLKPVLIPCYDLSSTAPFLFSRADALETDGFDFRLWEVCRATSAEPGVFDPVCMRSVNGSTRCVAVDGGLAMANPTAAAITHVLHNKQEFPFVRGVEDIMVLSIGSGQLLEGSFDDGVVKAWKPKHWARIAADGYADMVDHAVAKAFVHHGAGNYIRVQANGSSSCRRGVNVDTDASPNNVKMLVGIGDEMLKQKNVESILFGGKRISEQSNSEKLDWFAEELVKEHQRRSYRIAPTVAFKQVTDRGS